One genomic segment of Hevea brasiliensis isolate MT/VB/25A 57/8 chromosome 3, ASM3005281v1, whole genome shotgun sequence includes these proteins:
- the LOC110662752 gene encoding transcription factor bHLH140 isoform X4, producing the protein MDFLTEKSGEEERKPIVVILVGAPGSGKSTFCEHVICSSSRPWVRICQDTINNGKAGTKPQCLKAAASALKEGKSVFIDRCNLDREQRVEFVKLGGSQIDVHAVVLDLPPQLCISRSVKRTGHEGNLQGGKAAAVVNRMLQKKELPKLSEGLSRIMFCQSESDVQAAINTYCALGPLDTLPNGSFGQKNPDAKVQLGIMKFLKKVDVPSNAGSSSGSVQDSAFPQVSKERNNSCKGPDNLLSLSAIACKEVKEIEDLPKHSIGCDVTPDSIPTLAFPSISTADFQFNSEKASDIMVEKVEEFVKKLGNARLVLVDLSHGSKILSLVRVKAAQRNIDSKKFFTFVGDITQLYSQGGLRCNVIANAANWRLKPGGGGVNAAIFSAAGPALEVATKERAASLVPGHAVVVPLPSNSPLYIREGVSHIIHVLGPNMNPQRPNCLKDDYIKGCKILRDAYTSLFDGFLSVLRNQAKLTSKSLVSEKSLKDTSCGDLRNYLANGDQKTKRDGNSVSERSKKCKGSHYEIGTDGTGSGSTQGKISNDNSKIDGSTSKSWASWAQALCHIAMHPEKHKNVLLEISDDVAVLNDLYPKAQKHLLILARCEGLDCLADVQQEHLQLLTTMHDVGLRWAEKFLHEDSSMIFRLGYHSVCNAYAQLFANFIHFLFHIHF; encoded by the exons ATGGATTTTCTTACAGAGAAAAGTGGAGAGGAGGAGAGAAAGCCAATCGTGGTGATCTTGGTGGGTGCACCGGGCAGTGGCAAGTCCACTTTCTGCGAACACGTCATCTGTTCTTCTTCTCGACCTTGGGTTCGCATCTGTCAG GACACTATTAATAATGGCAAAGCTGGAACGAAGCCCCAGTGCCTTAAGGCCGCAGCAAGTGCATTGAAGGAAGGTAAAAGTGTATTTATTGACAGATGCAATCTGGACAGAGAACAGCGTGTAGAGTTTGTGAAGCTCGGTGGTTCCCAGATAGACGTTCATGCTGTGGTGCTTGATCTTCCTCCTCAGCTTTGTATATCTCGTTCTGTGAAGCGCACTGGGCATGAAGGAAATTTGCAAGGTGGAAAAGCTGCTGCTGTTGTCAATAGAATGCTGCAAAAGAAAGAATTGCCTAAGCTTTCTGAAGGTTTGTCTCGAATCATGTTTTGCCAGAGTGAGAGTGATGTTCAAGCAGCAattaatacttattgtgcactTGGTCCTTTGGATACCCTTCCAAACGGTTCTTTTGGTCAGAAGAACCCTGATGCCAAAGTTCAACTTGGTATCATGAAGTTCTTAAAGAAAGTAGATGTTCCTTCCAATGCAGGATCCAGTTCAGGTAGTGTTCAGGATTCTGCATTTCCTCAAGTTAGCAAGGAAAGGAATAATTCTTGCAAAGGGCCAGATAATTTGTTATCATTATCGGCTATTGCTTGTAAGgaggtaaaagaaattgaagaccTGCCTAAACACTCCATTGGCTGTGATGTTACTCCTGACAGCATTCCCACTCTTGCATTTCCATCTATTTCAACAGCAGACTTCCAGTTCAACAGTGAGAAGGCATCTGATATCATGGTTGAAAAAGTTGAAGAGTTTGTGAAGAAGCTTGGAAATGCCAGGCTGGTTCTTGTGGACTTGAGTCATGGATCAAAGATTTTGTCTTTGGTTAGGGTTAAAGCTGCACAAAGGAACATTGACAGCAAAAAATTCTTCACATTTGTTGGAGATATAACTCAACTATATTCACAAGGAGGCTTGCGCTGCAATGTGATAGCTAATGCTGCCAATTG GCGACTGAAACCAGGAGGTGGAGGTGTGAATGCTGCAATTTTCAGTGCTGCAGGTCCTGCCCTAGAGGTTGCAACTAAGGAACGAGCAGCTTCTCTTGTCCCTGGACATGCTGTTGTTGTTCCCCTTCCTTCAAATTCTCCCTTGTATATCAGGGAAGGGGTATCTCACATCATACATGTCCTTGGCCCAAATATGAACCCACAAAGACCTAATTGCCTTAAAGATGACTATATTAAAGGCTGCAAAATTCTTCGTGATGCATACACATCACTTTTTGATGGTTTTCTCTCTGTACTGAGGAACCAAGCAAAGTTAACGAGTAAAAGCCTTGTATCAGAGAAATCATTGAAAGATACCTCTTGCGGTGACCTTAGAAATTATTTGGCAAATGGTGATCAAAAGACTAAGAGAGATGGTAATTCTGTATCTGAGAGAAGCAAAAAATGCAAGGGATCTCATTATGAAATTGGAACTGATGGTACTGGTTCTGGCTCTACACAAGGAAAGATAAGTAATGACAACAGTAAGATTGATGGAAGCACTTCGAAGAGCTGGGCGTCATGGGCTCAAGCTCTTTGCCATATTGCTATGCATCCTGAGAAGCATAAAAATGTGTTGCTGGAGATATCAGATGATGTTGCTGTACTAAATGATCTCTACCCTAAG GCACAAAAGCATCTCCTCATCTTGGCAAGATGTGAAGGTCTTGATTGCCTTGCTGATGTACAGCAAGAACACCTTCAATTGTTAACAACAATGCATGATGTGGGCTTGAGATGGGCTGAAAAATTCTTGCATGAGGATTCATCAATGATCTTTCGCCTTGGATATCACTCAGTATGCAATGCTTACGCTCAGCTGTTTGCCAATTTCATTCATTTCCTTTTCCATATCCACTTTTGA
- the LOC110662752 gene encoding transcription factor bHLH140 isoform X1, which yields MDFLTEKSGEEERKPIVVILVGAPGSGKSTFCEHVICSSSRPWVRICQDTINNGKAGTKPQCLKAAASALKEGKSVFIDRCNLDREQRVEFVKLGGSQIDVHAVVLDLPPQLCISRSVKRTGHEGNLQGGKAAAVVNRMLQKKELPKLSEGLSRIMFCQSESDVQAAINTYCALGPLDTLPNGSFGQKNPDAKVQLGIMKFLKKVDVPSNAGSSSGSVQDSAFPQVSKERNNSCKGPDNLLSLSAIACKEVKEIEDLPKHSIGCDVTPDSIPTLAFPSISTADFQFNSEKASDIMVEKVEEFVKKLGNARLVLVDLSHGSKILSLVRVKAAQRNIDSKKFFTFVGDITQLYSQGGLRCNVIANAANWRLKPGGGGVNAAIFSAAGPALEVATKERAASLVPGHAVVVPLPSNSPLYIREGVSHIIHVLGPNMNPQRPNCLKDDYIKGCKILRDAYTSLFDGFLSVLRNQAKLTSKSLVSEKSLKDTSCGDLRNYLANGDQKTKRDGNSVSERSKKCKGSHYEIGTDGTGSGSTQGKISNDNSKIDGSTSKSWASWAQALCHIAMHPEKHKNVLLEISDDVAVLNDLYPKAQKHLLILARCEGLDCLADVQQEHLQLLTTMHDVGLRWAEKFLHEDSSMIFRLGYHSVPSMRQLHLHVISQDFNSNHLKNKKHWNSFNTAFFRDSVDVIEEIKNHGKATVKDDSYLSMELRCHRCRSAHPTIPRLKSHINNCRAPFPPFLLENGRLVLPEDNNTNDS from the exons ATGGATTTTCTTACAGAGAAAAGTGGAGAGGAGGAGAGAAAGCCAATCGTGGTGATCTTGGTGGGTGCACCGGGCAGTGGCAAGTCCACTTTCTGCGAACACGTCATCTGTTCTTCTTCTCGACCTTGGGTTCGCATCTGTCAG GACACTATTAATAATGGCAAAGCTGGAACGAAGCCCCAGTGCCTTAAGGCCGCAGCAAGTGCATTGAAGGAAGGTAAAAGTGTATTTATTGACAGATGCAATCTGGACAGAGAACAGCGTGTAGAGTTTGTGAAGCTCGGTGGTTCCCAGATAGACGTTCATGCTGTGGTGCTTGATCTTCCTCCTCAGCTTTGTATATCTCGTTCTGTGAAGCGCACTGGGCATGAAGGAAATTTGCAAGGTGGAAAAGCTGCTGCTGTTGTCAATAGAATGCTGCAAAAGAAAGAATTGCCTAAGCTTTCTGAAGGTTTGTCTCGAATCATGTTTTGCCAGAGTGAGAGTGATGTTCAAGCAGCAattaatacttattgtgcactTGGTCCTTTGGATACCCTTCCAAACGGTTCTTTTGGTCAGAAGAACCCTGATGCCAAAGTTCAACTTGGTATCATGAAGTTCTTAAAGAAAGTAGATGTTCCTTCCAATGCAGGATCCAGTTCAGGTAGTGTTCAGGATTCTGCATTTCCTCAAGTTAGCAAGGAAAGGAATAATTCTTGCAAAGGGCCAGATAATTTGTTATCATTATCGGCTATTGCTTGTAAGgaggtaaaagaaattgaagaccTGCCTAAACACTCCATTGGCTGTGATGTTACTCCTGACAGCATTCCCACTCTTGCATTTCCATCTATTTCAACAGCAGACTTCCAGTTCAACAGTGAGAAGGCATCTGATATCATGGTTGAAAAAGTTGAAGAGTTTGTGAAGAAGCTTGGAAATGCCAGGCTGGTTCTTGTGGACTTGAGTCATGGATCAAAGATTTTGTCTTTGGTTAGGGTTAAAGCTGCACAAAGGAACATTGACAGCAAAAAATTCTTCACATTTGTTGGAGATATAACTCAACTATATTCACAAGGAGGCTTGCGCTGCAATGTGATAGCTAATGCTGCCAATTG GCGACTGAAACCAGGAGGTGGAGGTGTGAATGCTGCAATTTTCAGTGCTGCAGGTCCTGCCCTAGAGGTTGCAACTAAGGAACGAGCAGCTTCTCTTGTCCCTGGACATGCTGTTGTTGTTCCCCTTCCTTCAAATTCTCCCTTGTATATCAGGGAAGGGGTATCTCACATCATACATGTCCTTGGCCCAAATATGAACCCACAAAGACCTAATTGCCTTAAAGATGACTATATTAAAGGCTGCAAAATTCTTCGTGATGCATACACATCACTTTTTGATGGTTTTCTCTCTGTACTGAGGAACCAAGCAAAGTTAACGAGTAAAAGCCTTGTATCAGAGAAATCATTGAAAGATACCTCTTGCGGTGACCTTAGAAATTATTTGGCAAATGGTGATCAAAAGACTAAGAGAGATGGTAATTCTGTATCTGAGAGAAGCAAAAAATGCAAGGGATCTCATTATGAAATTGGAACTGATGGTACTGGTTCTGGCTCTACACAAGGAAAGATAAGTAATGACAACAGTAAGATTGATGGAAGCACTTCGAAGAGCTGGGCGTCATGGGCTCAAGCTCTTTGCCATATTGCTATGCATCCTGAGAAGCATAAAAATGTGTTGCTGGAGATATCAGATGATGTTGCTGTACTAAATGATCTCTACCCTAAG GCACAAAAGCATCTCCTCATCTTGGCAAGATGTGAAGGTCTTGATTGCCTTGCTGATGTACAGCAAGAACACCTTCAATTGTTAACAACAATGCATGATGTGGGCTTGAGATGGGCTGAAAAATTCTTGCATGAGGATTCATCAATGATCTTTCGCCTTGGATATCACTCA GTTCCTTCCATGCGACAGCTTCACCTGCATGTTATCAGCCAGGatttcaattctaaccatctaaAGAATAAGAAACACTGGAACTCCTTCAATACTGCCTTTTTCAGAGATTCAGTTGATGTAATTGAAGAAATCAAAAACCATGGCAAAGCAACAGTAAAAGACGACAGCTATTTGTCAATGGAGTTGCGTTGCCACCGATGTAGAAGTGCACACCCTACTATACCCAGGCTGAAATCACACATCAACAACTGTCGAGCCCCCTTTCCTCCCTTCCTACTTGAAAATGGTCGTTTAGTGCTTCCAGAAGATAACAATACGAATGATTCCTAG
- the LOC110662752 gene encoding transcription factor bHLH140 isoform X3, translated as MDFLTEKSGEEERKPIVVILVGAPGSGKSTFCEHVICSSSRPWVRICQDTINNGKAGTKPQCLKAAASALKEGKSVFIDRCNLDREQRVEFVKLGGSQIDVHAVVLDLPPQLCISRSVKRTGHEGNLQGGKAAAVVNRMLQKKELPKLSEGLSRIMFCQSESDVQAAINTYCALGPLDTLPNGSFGQKNPDAKVQLGIMKFLKKVDVPSNAGSSSGSVQDSAFPQVSKERNNSCKGPDNLLSLSAIACKEVKEIEDLPKHSIGCDVTPDSIPTLAFPSISTADFQFNSEKASDIMVEKVEEFVKKLGNARLVLVDLSHGSKILSLVRVKAAQRNIDSKKFFTFVGDITQLYSQGGLRCNVIANAANWRLKPGGGGVNAAIFSAAGPALEVATKERAASLVPGHAVVVPLPSNSPLYIREGVSHIIHVLGPNMNPQRPNCLKDDYIKGCKILRDAYTSLFDGFLSVLRNQAKLTSKSLVSEKSLKDTSCGDLRNYLANGDQKTKRDGNSVSERSKKCKGSHYEIGTDGTGSGSTQGKISNDNSKIDGSTSKSWASWAQALCHIAMHPEKHKNVLLEISDDVAVLNDLYPKAQKHLLILARCEGLDCLADVQQEHLQLLTTMHDVGLRWAEKFLHEDSSMIFRLGYHSVQYLVPDWELVLEVIFSAWRWHYLS; from the exons ATGGATTTTCTTACAGAGAAAAGTGGAGAGGAGGAGAGAAAGCCAATCGTGGTGATCTTGGTGGGTGCACCGGGCAGTGGCAAGTCCACTTTCTGCGAACACGTCATCTGTTCTTCTTCTCGACCTTGGGTTCGCATCTGTCAG GACACTATTAATAATGGCAAAGCTGGAACGAAGCCCCAGTGCCTTAAGGCCGCAGCAAGTGCATTGAAGGAAGGTAAAAGTGTATTTATTGACAGATGCAATCTGGACAGAGAACAGCGTGTAGAGTTTGTGAAGCTCGGTGGTTCCCAGATAGACGTTCATGCTGTGGTGCTTGATCTTCCTCCTCAGCTTTGTATATCTCGTTCTGTGAAGCGCACTGGGCATGAAGGAAATTTGCAAGGTGGAAAAGCTGCTGCTGTTGTCAATAGAATGCTGCAAAAGAAAGAATTGCCTAAGCTTTCTGAAGGTTTGTCTCGAATCATGTTTTGCCAGAGTGAGAGTGATGTTCAAGCAGCAattaatacttattgtgcactTGGTCCTTTGGATACCCTTCCAAACGGTTCTTTTGGTCAGAAGAACCCTGATGCCAAAGTTCAACTTGGTATCATGAAGTTCTTAAAGAAAGTAGATGTTCCTTCCAATGCAGGATCCAGTTCAGGTAGTGTTCAGGATTCTGCATTTCCTCAAGTTAGCAAGGAAAGGAATAATTCTTGCAAAGGGCCAGATAATTTGTTATCATTATCGGCTATTGCTTGTAAGgaggtaaaagaaattgaagaccTGCCTAAACACTCCATTGGCTGTGATGTTACTCCTGACAGCATTCCCACTCTTGCATTTCCATCTATTTCAACAGCAGACTTCCAGTTCAACAGTGAGAAGGCATCTGATATCATGGTTGAAAAAGTTGAAGAGTTTGTGAAGAAGCTTGGAAATGCCAGGCTGGTTCTTGTGGACTTGAGTCATGGATCAAAGATTTTGTCTTTGGTTAGGGTTAAAGCTGCACAAAGGAACATTGACAGCAAAAAATTCTTCACATTTGTTGGAGATATAACTCAACTATATTCACAAGGAGGCTTGCGCTGCAATGTGATAGCTAATGCTGCCAATTG GCGACTGAAACCAGGAGGTGGAGGTGTGAATGCTGCAATTTTCAGTGCTGCAGGTCCTGCCCTAGAGGTTGCAACTAAGGAACGAGCAGCTTCTCTTGTCCCTGGACATGCTGTTGTTGTTCCCCTTCCTTCAAATTCTCCCTTGTATATCAGGGAAGGGGTATCTCACATCATACATGTCCTTGGCCCAAATATGAACCCACAAAGACCTAATTGCCTTAAAGATGACTATATTAAAGGCTGCAAAATTCTTCGTGATGCATACACATCACTTTTTGATGGTTTTCTCTCTGTACTGAGGAACCAAGCAAAGTTAACGAGTAAAAGCCTTGTATCAGAGAAATCATTGAAAGATACCTCTTGCGGTGACCTTAGAAATTATTTGGCAAATGGTGATCAAAAGACTAAGAGAGATGGTAATTCTGTATCTGAGAGAAGCAAAAAATGCAAGGGATCTCATTATGAAATTGGAACTGATGGTACTGGTTCTGGCTCTACACAAGGAAAGATAAGTAATGACAACAGTAAGATTGATGGAAGCACTTCGAAGAGCTGGGCGTCATGGGCTCAAGCTCTTTGCCATATTGCTATGCATCCTGAGAAGCATAAAAATGTGTTGCTGGAGATATCAGATGATGTTGCTGTACTAAATGATCTCTACCCTAAG GCACAAAAGCATCTCCTCATCTTGGCAAGATGTGAAGGTCTTGATTGCCTTGCTGATGTACAGCAAGAACACCTTCAATTGTTAACAACAATGCATGATGTGGGCTTGAGATGGGCTGAAAAATTCTTGCATGAGGATTCATCAATGATCTTTCGCCTTGGATATCACTCA GTGCAATACCTAGTGCCAGATTGGGAATTGGTGTTGGAAGTTATTTTCTCAGCTTGGAGATGGCACTATTTGTCTTAA
- the LOC110662752 gene encoding transcription factor bHLH140 isoform X2, which produces MDFLTEKSGEEERKPIVVILVGAPGSGKSTFCEHVICSSSRPWVRICQDTINNGKAGTKPQCLKAAASALKEGKSVFIDRCNLDREQRVEFVKLGGSQIDVHAVVLDLPPQLCISRSVKRTGHEGNLQGGKAAAVVNRMLQKKELPKLSEGSSSGSVQDSAFPQVSKERNNSCKGPDNLLSLSAIACKEVKEIEDLPKHSIGCDVTPDSIPTLAFPSISTADFQFNSEKASDIMVEKVEEFVKKLGNARLVLVDLSHGSKILSLVRVKAAQRNIDSKKFFTFVGDITQLYSQGGLRCNVIANAANWRLKPGGGGVNAAIFSAAGPALEVATKERAASLVPGHAVVVPLPSNSPLYIREGVSHIIHVLGPNMNPQRPNCLKDDYIKGCKILRDAYTSLFDGFLSVLRNQAKLTSKSLVSEKSLKDTSCGDLRNYLANGDQKTKRDGNSVSERSKKCKGSHYEIGTDGTGSGSTQGKISNDNSKIDGSTSKSWASWAQALCHIAMHPEKHKNVLLEISDDVAVLNDLYPKAQKHLLILARCEGLDCLADVQQEHLQLLTTMHDVGLRWAEKFLHEDSSMIFRLGYHSVPSMRQLHLHVISQDFNSNHLKNKKHWNSFNTAFFRDSVDVIEEIKNHGKATVKDDSYLSMELRCHRCRSAHPTIPRLKSHINNCRAPFPPFLLENGRLVLPEDNNTNDS; this is translated from the exons ATGGATTTTCTTACAGAGAAAAGTGGAGAGGAGGAGAGAAAGCCAATCGTGGTGATCTTGGTGGGTGCACCGGGCAGTGGCAAGTCCACTTTCTGCGAACACGTCATCTGTTCTTCTTCTCGACCTTGGGTTCGCATCTGTCAG GACACTATTAATAATGGCAAAGCTGGAACGAAGCCCCAGTGCCTTAAGGCCGCAGCAAGTGCATTGAAGGAAGGTAAAAGTGTATTTATTGACAGATGCAATCTGGACAGAGAACAGCGTGTAGAGTTTGTGAAGCTCGGTGGTTCCCAGATAGACGTTCATGCTGTGGTGCTTGATCTTCCTCCTCAGCTTTGTATATCTCGTTCTGTGAAGCGCACTGGGCATGAAGGAAATTTGCAAGGTGGAAAAGCTGCTGCTGTTGTCAATAGAATGCTGCAAAAGAAAGAATTGCCTAAGCTTTCTGAAG GATCCAGTTCAGGTAGTGTTCAGGATTCTGCATTTCCTCAAGTTAGCAAGGAAAGGAATAATTCTTGCAAAGGGCCAGATAATTTGTTATCATTATCGGCTATTGCTTGTAAGgaggtaaaagaaattgaagaccTGCCTAAACACTCCATTGGCTGTGATGTTACTCCTGACAGCATTCCCACTCTTGCATTTCCATCTATTTCAACAGCAGACTTCCAGTTCAACAGTGAGAAGGCATCTGATATCATGGTTGAAAAAGTTGAAGAGTTTGTGAAGAAGCTTGGAAATGCCAGGCTGGTTCTTGTGGACTTGAGTCATGGATCAAAGATTTTGTCTTTGGTTAGGGTTAAAGCTGCACAAAGGAACATTGACAGCAAAAAATTCTTCACATTTGTTGGAGATATAACTCAACTATATTCACAAGGAGGCTTGCGCTGCAATGTGATAGCTAATGCTGCCAATTG GCGACTGAAACCAGGAGGTGGAGGTGTGAATGCTGCAATTTTCAGTGCTGCAGGTCCTGCCCTAGAGGTTGCAACTAAGGAACGAGCAGCTTCTCTTGTCCCTGGACATGCTGTTGTTGTTCCCCTTCCTTCAAATTCTCCCTTGTATATCAGGGAAGGGGTATCTCACATCATACATGTCCTTGGCCCAAATATGAACCCACAAAGACCTAATTGCCTTAAAGATGACTATATTAAAGGCTGCAAAATTCTTCGTGATGCATACACATCACTTTTTGATGGTTTTCTCTCTGTACTGAGGAACCAAGCAAAGTTAACGAGTAAAAGCCTTGTATCAGAGAAATCATTGAAAGATACCTCTTGCGGTGACCTTAGAAATTATTTGGCAAATGGTGATCAAAAGACTAAGAGAGATGGTAATTCTGTATCTGAGAGAAGCAAAAAATGCAAGGGATCTCATTATGAAATTGGAACTGATGGTACTGGTTCTGGCTCTACACAAGGAAAGATAAGTAATGACAACAGTAAGATTGATGGAAGCACTTCGAAGAGCTGGGCGTCATGGGCTCAAGCTCTTTGCCATATTGCTATGCATCCTGAGAAGCATAAAAATGTGTTGCTGGAGATATCAGATGATGTTGCTGTACTAAATGATCTCTACCCTAAG GCACAAAAGCATCTCCTCATCTTGGCAAGATGTGAAGGTCTTGATTGCCTTGCTGATGTACAGCAAGAACACCTTCAATTGTTAACAACAATGCATGATGTGGGCTTGAGATGGGCTGAAAAATTCTTGCATGAGGATTCATCAATGATCTTTCGCCTTGGATATCACTCA GTTCCTTCCATGCGACAGCTTCACCTGCATGTTATCAGCCAGGatttcaattctaaccatctaaAGAATAAGAAACACTGGAACTCCTTCAATACTGCCTTTTTCAGAGATTCAGTTGATGTAATTGAAGAAATCAAAAACCATGGCAAAGCAACAGTAAAAGACGACAGCTATTTGTCAATGGAGTTGCGTTGCCACCGATGTAGAAGTGCACACCCTACTATACCCAGGCTGAAATCACACATCAACAACTGTCGAGCCCCCTTTCCTCCCTTCCTACTTGAAAATGGTCGTTTAGTGCTTCCAGAAGATAACAATACGAATGATTCCTAG